Proteins encoded together in one Trueperaceae bacterium window:
- a CDS encoding iron ABC transporter permease produces MPRRRRPRFLGRSRVWEGGVVAIAAVVAAPILVVLASVVAPTGDVWRHLATTVLPDYVRNSLALMGGVGAGTLVLGVGAAWLVTMTDVPGRRTFEWALLLPMAIPAYILAYAYTDFLQVSGPLQTWLRDVTGLGLSELRLPRVRSLGGATAMLTLALYPYVYLLTRSAFLEQSASVLEASRSLGRGAWASFARVSLPLARPGIAAGVALALMETLADFGTVEYFGVVTFTTGIYRTWFGLGERAAAAQLAALLLAFVLVLILLERGLGRRPDAAPPTSRFRPLARYPLQGLRAAGAAAFLTLPIVLGFVLPAGILVALALDAPAGIGADVFVYLRNTVVVALVTAVATLAVALLLAYGRRLRPSPVVRAGTRVAAMGYAVPGSVIAVGVLLPLGWLDGRIDAAAEAVFGVGPGLLLSGTILGLVFAYLVRFLAVAYGGIEASLQKITVNMDDAARGLGRRGLATLATVHLPLLRGSLLTAALLVIVDVMKELPATLIVRPFDFDTLAVRVYRLASDERLREAAPGALAIAAVGLVPVVVLSVAIARSRRDGGGR; encoded by the coding sequence GTGCCCCGCCGCCGCCGGCCCCGCTTTCTGGGCCGCTCGCGCGTCTGGGAGGGGGGGGTGGTGGCGATCGCGGCGGTCGTGGCCGCCCCGATCCTGGTGGTGCTCGCGAGCGTCGTCGCGCCGACCGGCGACGTGTGGCGGCACCTGGCGACGACGGTGCTACCCGACTACGTCCGCAACTCGCTGGCGTTGATGGGGGGCGTGGGCGCCGGCACGCTGGTGCTGGGGGTGGGGGCGGCGTGGCTGGTGACGATGACCGACGTGCCGGGTCGGCGGACGTTCGAGTGGGCGTTGCTGTTGCCGATGGCGATCCCGGCGTACATCCTGGCGTACGCCTACACCGACTTCCTGCAGGTCTCGGGGCCGCTGCAGACGTGGTTGCGCGACGTGACGGGGTTGGGGTTGAGCGAGCTGCGGCTGCCGCGCGTGCGGTCGCTCGGGGGGGCGACGGCGATGCTGACGTTGGCGCTGTACCCGTACGTGTACCTGCTGACGCGCAGCGCCTTCCTGGAGCAGTCGGCGTCGGTGCTGGAGGCGTCGCGCAGCTTGGGGCGGGGGGCGTGGGCGAGCTTCGCGCGGGTCAGCCTGCCGTTGGCGCGGCCCGGCATCGCGGCCGGCGTGGCGCTGGCGTTGATGGAGACCCTCGCGGACTTCGGGACGGTGGAGTACTTCGGGGTCGTGACGTTCACGACCGGGATCTACCGCACCTGGTTCGGGTTGGGGGAGCGGGCGGCGGCGGCGCAGTTGGCGGCGTTGCTGCTGGCGTTCGTGCTGGTCCTCATCCTGCTCGAGCGGGGGTTGGGGCGGCGGCCGGACGCCGCGCCCCCCACCAGCCGCTTCCGGCCGCTGGCGCGCTACCCGCTGCAGGGGCTGCGCGCGGCCGGGGCGGCGGCGTTCCTGACGCTGCCGATCGTGCTGGGGTTCGTGCTGCCGGCCGGCATCCTGGTGGCGTTGGCGCTGGACGCGCCGGCCGGGATCGGGGCGGACGTGTTCGTCTACCTGCGCAACACGGTCGTGGTGGCGCTCGTCACCGCCGTCGCGACGCTCGCGGTGGCGTTGCTGCTGGCGTACGGGCGGCGCCTGCGCCCGAGCCCGGTGGTGCGGGCCGGGACGCGGGTGGCGGCGATGGGGTACGCGGTGCCGGGCTCGGTGATCGCGGTCGGGGTGCTGCTGCCGCTGGGGTGGCTCGACGGCCGCATCGATGCGGCGGCGGAGGCGGTGTTCGGGGTGGGGCCGGGCCTGCTGCTGAGCGGCACGATCCTGGGGTTGGTGTTCGCGTACCTGGTGCGTTTCCTGGCGGTGGCGTACGGGGGGATCGAGGCGAGCCTGCAGAAGATCACGGTGAACATGGACGACGCGGCGCGCGGTTTGGGGCGGCGGGGCCTGGCGACGCTGGCGACGGTGCACCTGCCGCTCCTGCGGGGGAGCCTGTTGACGGCGGCGTTGCTGGTGATCGTGGACGTGATGAAGGAGCTGCCGGCGACGTTGATCGTGCGGCCGTTCGACTTCGACACGTTGGCGGTGCGGGTGTACCGCCTGGCGTCCGACGAGCGCCTGCGGGAGGCGGCGCCGGGCGCGCTGGCGATCGCGGCGGTGGGGCTGGTGCCGGTGGTCGTCTTGAGCGTCGCGATCGCGCGGAGTCGACGCGACGGCGGGGGGCGCTGA
- a CDS encoding Fe(3+) ABC transporter substrate-binding protein, translated as MPDPRPLTPRAGALAALLTTLALAFGVALAQSDVVNVYTARHYATDEALYERFEAATGIEVRIIEGDSDELIARMQSEGDAGPADVFLTVDAGRLWRAEQAGLLQPIDSDVVEAAVPDAFLHPDGLWFGLTQRVRGLVTSVERVEPGAITTYEALADPAWEGRVCIRSSSNIYNQSLVASLIESVGADAAEAWAAGVNANMARPPQGGDTDQIRAVAAGECDVAVVNHYYLSRLIASDDAGDAEVADAVRFVYPNQDGRGAHVNVSGGGLVATAPNPDNGRALLEFLVSEEAQEAFAASNNEFPMLDGATPSDAAAGLGDFVSDAVNVVTYGENNPEAVRIFDRVGWR; from the coding sequence ATGCCCGACCCCCGACCCCTCACGCCGAGGGCCGGCGCGCTGGCCGCCCTACTGACGACCCTCGCCCTCGCGTTCGGCGTCGCGCTGGCGCAAAGCGACGTCGTCAACGTCTACACCGCCCGCCACTACGCCACCGACGAAGCCCTCTACGAACGCTTCGAAGCCGCCACCGGTATCGAGGTCCGCATCATCGAGGGCGACAGCGACGAACTCATCGCCCGCATGCAGAGCGAGGGCGACGCCGGCCCCGCCGACGTCTTCCTCACCGTCGACGCCGGCCGCCTCTGGCGCGCCGAGCAGGCCGGCCTCCTCCAGCCCATCGACAGCGACGTCGTCGAGGCCGCCGTGCCCGACGCCTTCCTGCACCCGGACGGCCTCTGGTTCGGTCTCACGCAACGCGTCCGCGGCCTCGTCACCAGCGTCGAGCGCGTCGAGCCCGGCGCCATCACCACCTACGAGGCGCTCGCCGACCCCGCGTGGGAGGGCCGCGTCTGCATCCGCAGCTCGAGCAACATCTACAACCAGTCGCTCGTCGCTAGCCTCATCGAATCGGTCGGCGCCGACGCCGCCGAAGCCTGGGCGGCCGGCGTGAACGCCAACATGGCGCGCCCGCCGCAGGGCGGCGACACCGACCAGATCCGCGCCGTCGCCGCCGGCGAGTGCGACGTCGCCGTCGTCAACCACTACTACCTCTCGCGCCTCATCGCCTCCGACGACGCCGGGGACGCCGAGGTCGCCGACGCCGTCCGCTTCGTCTACCCCAACCAGGACGGTCGCGGCGCGCACGTCAACGTCAGCGGCGGCGGCCTCGTCGCCACCGCCCCCAACCCCGACAACGGCCGGGCGCTCCTCGAGTTCCTCGTGAGCGAGGAGGCGCAGGAGGCGTTCGCCGCCAGCAACAACGAGTTCCCGATGCTCGACGGCGCCACCCCCAGCGACGCCGCCGCCGGCCTCGGCGACTTCGTCAGCGACGCCGTGAACGTCGTCACGTACGGGGAGAACAACCCCGAAGCGGTCCGCATCTTCGACCGCGTCGGCTGGCGCTGA
- the folE gene encoding GTP cyclohydrolase I FolE has product MRDPSHPVNPAAPDDFDEVGETTLEPLVGELITGLGEDVSREGLVATPGRVERSLRFLTSGYQASVEDVVNGALFDAEGSEMVVVKNIEFYSLCEHHMLPFFGHAHIAYIPDRTILGLSKFARVVDVFARRMQVQERMTLQIADALEATLQPTGLAVVTEASHLCMMMRGVEKQGSSTRTTAMRGAFRDDPRTRQEFLEAIR; this is encoded by the coding sequence ATGCGCGACCCATCGCACCCCGTGAACCCCGCCGCCCCCGACGACTTCGACGAGGTCGGCGAAACCACCCTCGAACCCCTCGTGGGCGAGCTGATCACCGGCCTCGGCGAGGACGTGTCCCGCGAGGGGCTCGTCGCGACGCCGGGCCGGGTGGAGCGCTCGCTGCGCTTCCTGACGAGCGGCTACCAGGCCTCGGTCGAGGACGTCGTCAACGGCGCGCTGTTCGACGCCGAGGGCTCGGAGATGGTGGTCGTGAAGAACATCGAGTTCTACTCGCTCTGCGAGCACCACATGCTGCCCTTCTTCGGGCACGCCCACATCGCCTACATCCCCGACCGGACGATCCTGGGCCTCAGCAAGTTCGCGCGGGTCGTCGACGTCTTCGCGCGCCGCATGCAGGTGCAGGAGCGGATGACGCTGCAGATCGCCGACGCGCTCGAGGCGACGCTGCAGCCGACCGGCTTGGCGGTCGTCACCGAGGCCAGCCACCTCTGCATGATGATGCGCGGCGTGGAGAAGCAGGGGTCGAGCACCCGGACGACGGCGATGCGCGGCGCCTTCCGCGACGACCCGCGCACCCGCCAGGAGTTCCTCGAAGCGATCCGCTGA